From the genome of Acipenser ruthenus chromosome 14, fAciRut3.2 maternal haplotype, whole genome shotgun sequence, one region includes:
- the LOC117420096 gene encoding TBC1 domain family member 2A-like isoform X3, whose product MVKRLIEDSLQGDKKDGFKLNPVSEYDDYGFKTIPDYEVEDVKLLAKIQALEIRSNNLRNNEMEDKPLRTRWANYLASRPLDQLAPSPELKGLIRCGIPVEYREQVWRWIVRTRMQVYRKRNPNRYQELRKHCEVSEHPASWQIRLDLHRTLTSNKHFSSPTSDAVQKLQRILLDFSWQNPTIGYCQGLNRLAAIALLVLKDEEDAFWCLVAVVEIIMPQDYYSKTLTASQADQRVFRDFLAEKMPRLMAHFKEHSIDHSLITFNWFLVVFVESLVSDILLRVWDAFLYEGTKVIFRYALALFKYNEEDILKIHDNLEIYQYLSFFTRTISDGSC is encoded by the exons ATGGTGAAAAGGCTCATTGAGGACTCACTGCAGGGAGACAAGAAGGATGGCTTTAAACTCAACCCTGTCAG TGAGTACGACGACTATGGATTCAAGACCATTCCTGATTATGAAGTAGAGGACGTGAAGCTCCTGGCCAAAATCCAGGCCCTGGAGATCCGTTCCAACAACCTGCGCAACAATGAGATGGAGGACAAGCCTTTGCGGACCAGGTGGGCTAACTACCTGGCCAGCCGTCCCTTGGACCAGCTGGCTCCCTCCCCGGAGCTGAAGGGCCTGATCCGGTGTGGGATCCCTGTGGAGTACCGGGAGCAGGTGTGGCGCTGGATCGTGAGGACACGGATGCAGGTCTATAGGAAGCGGAATCCCAATCGCTACCAGGAGCTGAGAAAGCACTGCGAGGTGTCGGAGCACCCGGCCTCATGGCAGATCAGGCTGGACCTGCACCGCACCCTCACCAGCAATAAGCACTTCTCCTCGCCCACCTCCGACGCAGTCCAAAAGCTGCAGCGCATTCTGCTAGACTTCTCCTGGCAAAACCCCACCATCGGCTACTGCCAGGGCCTCAACCG GTTGGCAGCTATTGCACTTTTAGTTCTGAAGGATGAAGAGGATGCCTTCTGGTGTCTGGTGGCTGTTGTTGAAATCATAATGCCACAAGACTACTACAGCAAAACCCTGACTGCCTCtcag GCTGATCAGAGGGTGTTCCGTGACTTTCTTGCTGAGAAGATGCCTCGCCTGATGGCCCACTTCAAGGAGCACAGCATCGATCATTCCCTCATCACCTTCAACTGGTTCCTGGTGGTCTTCGTGGAAAGTCTGGTCAGCGACATCCTGCTCAGAGTGTGGGACGCTTTCCTCTATGAGGGCACAAAG gtgATATTTCGCTATGCACTGGCCCTCTTTAAGTACAATGAAGAGGACATTCTAAAAATTCACGACAATCTGGAAATCTACCAATACCTCAGTTTTTTCACCAGAACTATCTCTGATGGCAG
- the LOC117420096 gene encoding TBC1 domain family member 2A-like isoform X1: protein MKCAYLEAKNCQIESKYLVVLRRLQESKGLDSSQQEMVKRLIEDSLQGDKKDGFKLNPVSEYDDYGFKTIPDYEVEDVKLLAKIQALEIRSNNLRNNEMEDKPLRTRWANYLASRPLDQLAPSPELKGLIRCGIPVEYREQVWRWIVRTRMQVYRKRNPNRYQELRKHCEVSEHPASWQIRLDLHRTLTSNKHFSSPTSDAVQKLQRILLDFSWQNPTIGYCQGLNRLAAIALLVLKDEEDAFWCLVAVVEIIMPQDYYSKTLTASQADQRVFRDFLAEKMPRLMAHFKEHSIDHSLITFNWFLVVFVESLVSDILLRVWDAFLYEGTKVIFRYALALFKYNEEDILKIHDNLEIYQYLSFFTRTISDGSC, encoded by the exons ATGAAG tgtgcctaCCTGGAGGCCAAAAACTGCCAGATTGAGAGCAAGTACCTGGTCGTGCTGCGCAGGCTGCAGGAGAGCAAAGGGCTGGACAGCAGTCAGCAGGAGATGGTGAAAAGGCTCATTGAGGACTCACTGCAGGGAGACAAGAAGGATGGCTTTAAACTCAACCCTGTCAG TGAGTACGACGACTATGGATTCAAGACCATTCCTGATTATGAAGTAGAGGACGTGAAGCTCCTGGCCAAAATCCAGGCCCTGGAGATCCGTTCCAACAACCTGCGCAACAATGAGATGGAGGACAAGCCTTTGCGGACCAGGTGGGCTAACTACCTGGCCAGCCGTCCCTTGGACCAGCTGGCTCCCTCCCCGGAGCTGAAGGGCCTGATCCGGTGTGGGATCCCTGTGGAGTACCGGGAGCAGGTGTGGCGCTGGATCGTGAGGACACGGATGCAGGTCTATAGGAAGCGGAATCCCAATCGCTACCAGGAGCTGAGAAAGCACTGCGAGGTGTCGGAGCACCCGGCCTCATGGCAGATCAGGCTGGACCTGCACCGCACCCTCACCAGCAATAAGCACTTCTCCTCGCCCACCTCCGACGCAGTCCAAAAGCTGCAGCGCATTCTGCTAGACTTCTCCTGGCAAAACCCCACCATCGGCTACTGCCAGGGCCTCAACCG GTTGGCAGCTATTGCACTTTTAGTTCTGAAGGATGAAGAGGATGCCTTCTGGTGTCTGGTGGCTGTTGTTGAAATCATAATGCCACAAGACTACTACAGCAAAACCCTGACTGCCTCtcag GCTGATCAGAGGGTGTTCCGTGACTTTCTTGCTGAGAAGATGCCTCGCCTGATGGCCCACTTCAAGGAGCACAGCATCGATCATTCCCTCATCACCTTCAACTGGTTCCTGGTGGTCTTCGTGGAAAGTCTGGTCAGCGACATCCTGCTCAGAGTGTGGGACGCTTTCCTCTATGAGGGCACAAAG gtgATATTTCGCTATGCACTGGCCCTCTTTAAGTACAATGAAGAGGACATTCTAAAAATTCACGACAATCTGGAAATCTACCAATACCTCAGTTTTTTCACCAGAACTATCTCTGATGGCAG
- the LOC117420096 gene encoding TBC1 domain family member 2A-like isoform X2 → MKCAYLEAKNCQIESKYLVVLRRLQESKGLDSSQQEMVKRLIEDSLQGDKKDGFKLNPVSEYDDYGFKTIPDYEVEDVKLLAKIQALEIRSNNLRNNEMEDKPLRTRWANYLASRPLDQLAPSPELKGLIRCGIPVEYREQVWRWIVRTRMQVYRKRNPNRYQELRKHCEVSEHPASWQIRLDLHRTLTSNKHFSSPTSDAVQKLQRILLDFSWQNPTIGYCQGLNRLAAIALLVLKDEEDAFWCLVAVVEIIMPQDYYSKTLTASQADQRVFRDFLAEKMPRLMAHFKEHSIDHSLITFNWFLVVFVESLVSDILLRVWDAFLYEGTKETNEHSI, encoded by the exons ATGAAG tgtgcctaCCTGGAGGCCAAAAACTGCCAGATTGAGAGCAAGTACCTGGTCGTGCTGCGCAGGCTGCAGGAGAGCAAAGGGCTGGACAGCAGTCAGCAGGAGATGGTGAAAAGGCTCATTGAGGACTCACTGCAGGGAGACAAGAAGGATGGCTTTAAACTCAACCCTGTCAG TGAGTACGACGACTATGGATTCAAGACCATTCCTGATTATGAAGTAGAGGACGTGAAGCTCCTGGCCAAAATCCAGGCCCTGGAGATCCGTTCCAACAACCTGCGCAACAATGAGATGGAGGACAAGCCTTTGCGGACCAGGTGGGCTAACTACCTGGCCAGCCGTCCCTTGGACCAGCTGGCTCCCTCCCCGGAGCTGAAGGGCCTGATCCGGTGTGGGATCCCTGTGGAGTACCGGGAGCAGGTGTGGCGCTGGATCGTGAGGACACGGATGCAGGTCTATAGGAAGCGGAATCCCAATCGCTACCAGGAGCTGAGAAAGCACTGCGAGGTGTCGGAGCACCCGGCCTCATGGCAGATCAGGCTGGACCTGCACCGCACCCTCACCAGCAATAAGCACTTCTCCTCGCCCACCTCCGACGCAGTCCAAAAGCTGCAGCGCATTCTGCTAGACTTCTCCTGGCAAAACCCCACCATCGGCTACTGCCAGGGCCTCAACCG GTTGGCAGCTATTGCACTTTTAGTTCTGAAGGATGAAGAGGATGCCTTCTGGTGTCTGGTGGCTGTTGTTGAAATCATAATGCCACAAGACTACTACAGCAAAACCCTGACTGCCTCtcag GCTGATCAGAGGGTGTTCCGTGACTTTCTTGCTGAGAAGATGCCTCGCCTGATGGCCCACTTCAAGGAGCACAGCATCGATCATTCCCTCATCACCTTCAACTGGTTCCTGGTGGTCTTCGTGGAAAGTCTGGTCAGCGACATCCTGCTCAGAGTGTGGGACGCTTTCCTCTATGAGGGCACAAAG